AAGCTTGTTTGGCTTGGTACCGTCTCAAAGTTTCGGGCAAAGATCGTTTTCGCGATGGAGAAGAAAGTTTCTGATGAAGTTCCAAAGCTCTACCGGGATGCCGAGCTACGAGAGCTTTAAGTTGTGCTAGAGTATCAACTCGTTCAGCCCAAGACATACCTTCTAACATGTTCTCATAACGATCTTCAAGACTAATGTCATCAACAACTTCATTTATAGTTTCTGGAATCTCTCCTTCTTCTATTTCCAGCATCATTTCTCCATCCGTTTCATCTGTTTCAGTGTCCACGTCAATTTCCGTAGACTCTAACTCTTGAATCTGCCTTTGAAGAGATGCTTCTTCATCTGACAGCTGTTGAGACCTTTTGGAATCGGCTTCTTCAGTCTTTCTCTCTTCCTCAAGAATAATTCTCTCGCGTTCAGCCTGAGCAGTCATAAACTGCTGAATTCTTTTTTCCAACAGCTCAGCTTCGCTTTTAAAAATTGCCGCGATCACTGACGTTGAATTTGTATCACAAGCAACATTTGGCACGACGTTTTCTTTTTTAGATTCATCATCAAAAGACTTGTGTTTACCATTAATCGTTATCATATTTTTACCTCtatcatcaaatttaatcATGCTCATTTTTTCAACATTCAAATCCTTGTTTGGAGTTGGACAAGACActgagaataaatttttcttcttcttttcaTTAGGACTCTCAATCGACAGTGCGGGCAAAGAGGTTGCAGTAGTCGGCCGATGAAACCTCGTTGACATACTCAAGCTATGAGAACTTCCTCGTCGACATCTACCGCGTACTGTCTGCCAGCCATCGCTGTCTTCCGACGATTTTCTACTTTTAGCCGTTTGCTTCGACAGCACCTCAACAGAACCACTGATGTCACTAGATTCTTCAAGCTGACGATCATTTCTTAATCGTTGCAATCGTCTGCGCACCATCACTGAGGAACCAGGTCTAGCTTTACTAACACTCGACACTTCTCGTACATTTAAACTCGTCTTACTTCTTACCATTTTGGGAGCCTCTGGTAATTGATTTGAAGATTTTTGGGATTGTGAAACAGCAGCGTATGGTCTAGAAGGATTCGGAGTAGACCGCGGTCTTGCAGAATTATTTGACATATttctgttaatatttttattatcaactatTGTAACCCGGTCATTTTCAACTCTAGATAATTCAGTTAATGTtccatttgttttatttttaatcctctCAATATCAGCAAGACTGTGAATCCGTTTAAGTGCTCCagtctcattatttttattttctttgttgaCGCTCGTATTTTTAGCGTCGCGATTTATAATCTCATTAGACTTTTTATTGTTAACATTACCATTCAATTTAACTGACGTCGCTGATCTAGCGAAACTCCTTCCAACAACTCTACCAACCGTCGACGATTCTCTGCACATAATTCTATCACTCTCACGTTCAACAGAATTTCTTCGCCTGTCTTTAAGATTATTTGGATCTTTTCTCGATACATTTTTATTGTCcttaattcttttataatcACAAGCATCACGTATAGAATTCAACAACTTCTCAGCATTACTAGCCGTTCTATTTTCCCCCTGATCATCCGGACTCTGACAAGTTGGACTCAATCGCTGTGTTGGACTAGAACATTTAGCTACTGACGAATTCCACATTCTACATGGTGATGTTTTTCTAACTTCCCAAGCGAGCGGTGCTTGTCTCAATGGAGGCGGTGAATTTTCATACGCCCATTTGACTTTAAACCACTCAATAAGATTATGAAAGTCTCGTgtataattttctaatactaAAATAACTTCCTTACACTCTGATATGTTTTCATCTTCCTCACAAGTTTGATAAATACCATCAACTGCTCTTTGTAAATTACCAAATAAAAAAGCCCAATATCTTGCTTGTAACtctaatgataataacaaattttaaattaataattagtctaAATATCGAAGTTCTAATTAACGAATTGTCTAACTCCATTTCAGAAAATCTtccatttatataaaaaaaaaggtctagCTAAGACcctttaactttttattatttaattaactcataaaaaatattgttaggcaatttgctaattagaacatcgatatgataataataatataaaaaattataaataataaataaaatcaccaGATTTTTTATCACGACCAGTTGATGCTGAGCGTACTCGTGCTGAAGTcttaatatttcttttcatATTTGTTGATGAAATTACCCGTGGAACACTTGGTGGTTTTCTGGTAACTCTTTCAATATTATTAGTACCTACTGGGACATTAAATGCCACCAGGTTTCTAGCTGTTCTACCTTCTTCGCGAATTAATAATCTTACATCAGCCATTATTTAAAGcaatctgaaaaaataaatcaaaagatATAGAATAAGaaacgaaataaataataagaaaaaacaaaataacaaaCTACGTAATTATTAACTCATAATAGCAAAGTAAAAaggtttaaagtttttttagcTGTCATTGGAAACCTTGAGCCCAcgcattattaataaattaaatttgtcatggtaaatatttaatgaatgcCTTATTCTATCTGAACACATTGTATTACccatgtttatataaataaatacctgcGTTATATACAATAAGTACCATggattataatatttatttataatcacgTGGATCACACGCAGTATTGTCGTCCCAACATCACAACAATCCGAAAGCTAAACACCTAACTGATGATAACAGAAAATATCGATTGTGTGACACCTCTGGAACAAATCAAATTTGACATTAGTCTATCTTTCTTTATCCACAAACTAAAAAGAGCAACGTGAAGcgtgaaaatacatttttttgttggtaCCTCTTTCAGCAGAGtgacatttaatttaagttgGCTAGTCTGCACCCTGGACTCTGTTCTTTAAAGTTTCGAgtgatcaaaaatttgaattttctcaaGTTGACGGCAACTGGCTGCTAACTTCTTGAGAAAgttggtaacaacttgtagtcaacagtTATAAATCTTAAAGTGTGAGTGTGAATATGGCTgacaattgtcaattttaaaaattttaaaataagtgagCTAAATGTAAAtcgtattaaatttaaaaaatgcacatatgtagaatttgaaaatcagtatgtgcattttttttttaatatatatttaattcatttatttgtaatttaaatttgtctcaTATCTGCTACACTCACACGCATGCTAATATTGGGacaaaaatgacaaaataaatattgccgCCAGATATTCTCactcactattattattatttacagtgCTGCCACATCAGCGACATAAATATGTCGAGATTTTGATTCCGTCATGATTCTGAGGCCTCCCTGTACGCGCTGTATGCGATACTCTTGTGAGCATCCGTGAGGATAGACACGTGTCAAagtgaaattatatattaaaattaccgtATCATAAAAAGTTAAAGTTTAAGTTTctgatgagaaaataatttttgtgacatGACTTTGACGGACGAAAAAGAAGCGGAGCCAGTGGCAGAAACTGAAGTACATTTTCAAGCACCGGCTATTCAAAATAACCCTGATGGATGGGGTCCTTGTGAGCTACCGGACCAATTCCGAGACATACCGTACCAGCCATTTTCTAAAGGCGACAGATTGGGAAAAGTAAGTTTGATACTAGCATATGCAAACATATACGTTTTTGATAAGGAAAATTAACTTTTGACTTTATTTTGAATAGATATCCGACTGGACGGGCGTAGCTTTTCAAGACAAGAAATTCACgagtaagtatttaaattataacctATAAGTAACTAAGCGTTGATATTGTAGATGAATTCAGCAGcattgatgattaattaaaattttttagacaaaTATGCATCTCAGTTCGGTTCTGGAAGCCAATACGCGTATTACCATGACGAGGATGAGTCGACATTCCACTTGGTGGACACTACTCGTGTTCAGAAACCTCCATACCAGCGTGGACGCTTCGGCAAGAACCAACGTAATCTCCGCGGTCGCGGTGGTCAACGGGGTGGAATGAACGCACTGCAGCAGCTGGGTAAACTAAAGCTGCGCGAGCGCGAACGAAAAGGGCAAACTAAACGCTGGGGTCGGAACAACAAGAACAATCCTCCCAATAAAAATCGTGATGCTTCGGTGACCGTAAGACCCGACTGGTCTACCATCGAAGAAATGGATTTCCCGCGTTTGGGAAAATTGAGTCTGCCGAATATAAAAGATGGCGAGGATATTTTATGCTGCGGGTCACTGGAGTACTATGACAAAGCATACGATCGAGTCaatgttaaaaatgaaaaaccacTGCAGCGTATTGACAGAATCTTCCATACTGTCACCACTACTGATGATCCCGTCATTCGTAAATTATCAAAGACCGAGGGCACAGTTTTTGCTACTGATGCTATTCTGGCAACAATAATGTGTTGCACCAGGAGTAACTACAGCTGGGATATAGTTATTGAGAAAATTGGAGACAAACTCTTTTTTGACAAAAGAGATAACACTGAGTTTGACTTGTTGACAGTAAATGAAACCAGCGTTGAACCTCCAACAGATGATGGAAACTCGCTGAATTCACCACGTAACTTGGCA
The sequence above is drawn from the Microplitis demolitor isolate Queensland-Clemson2020A chromosome 3, iyMicDemo2.1a, whole genome shotgun sequence genome and encodes:
- the LOC103576197 gene encoding eukaryotic translation initiation factor 3 subunit D; its protein translation is MTLTDEKEAEPVAETEVHFQAPAIQNNPDGWGPCELPDQFRDIPYQPFSKGDRLGKISDWTGVAFQDKKFTNKYASQFGSGSQYAYYHDEDESTFHLVDTTRVQKPPYQRGRFGKNQRNLRGRGGQRGGMNALQQLGKLKLRERERKGQTKRWGRNNKNNPPNKNRDASVTVRPDWSTIEEMDFPRLGKLSLPNIKDGEDILCCGSLEYYDKAYDRVNVKNEKPLQRIDRIFHTVTTTDDPVIRKLSKTEGTVFATDAILATIMCCTRSNYSWDIVIEKIGDKLFFDKRDNTEFDLLTVNETSVEPPTDDGNSLNSPRNLALEATFINHNFSQQVLKSSEPRFKFEEGNPFVSEEEEGDVASVAYRYRKWDLNNGITLVCRCEHDAVMQGPNSETQFLTIKALNEWDSKLANGVEWRQKLDTQRGAVLANELRNNACKLAKWTVQALLAGSDQIKFGYVSRASVRDSSKHVILGTQQYKPIEFARQINLNMDNAWGILRCIIDICLKQKDGKYLIMKDPNKPMIRLYDIPDNTFESEDEEEEDEDELVNDAFQN